CGTTGCATCTAGTTGCATTTATCCGCGATTGCGTTTCTCAATGTTGCGGCTATGTTGCCTTCCTCTGCACTCTCAATCCTTTTCTACAGGGTGAGCCAACAGAGTTTGATGAATATTGTTCAATAACTCTTCCATAGAGATAGAGGAAGGCAGGACTTTAGTTGCGATCGCCCCCAATGCGTGTTCGATCGACTCCAAATCGGATGCTGCGTTTGCGTTACCCAAATTGTGCAGTTGTTCTGAAGGTAGCGATCGCCCCTCTGACTCTAAGTAAGCAGGAAATTGCTCTCTAACTTCATTTTGGGTAAATAATCGCTCCATAGCGATGATAGGTGGTAATTTCTGCTGCTCTAAAGTTGCGATCGCCGTGCAGGCTTTCTCGACTTGTTGCCTCTCTCCTAAACAAACGAGCATCAGATCGACGTTTTGTTGTTGAATTTGCTGCTGCACTTCCTCCCAAGTATGCGGCATCACGACTCGAAAACCAGCTGTTTGCAAATATTGAATTAAAGCTTGCAACCATTCCGCCCGCAGCGATCCGGCAGAAGCTTGAGTATTGTGGCTGTGTTCGTCAGACAAATCGTCCAAATTAGCAATATCTAAAACTAACACGCTATATTCCCAACTCACGCCTGCTGCCACGTGCAGAACAGATAGTAACACTTCAGCCGATGGCTCTGGCGGATTTGTCAAACAAGGAAATATATTGAGTTGCTCTATTTGACTCGCAACTTGGGCGATCGCGGCATCTAGCGTCACGATGGGTAAATTTGCCAAGCTAGGATATTCGGTCAACTGTTGTAAGAAATCGAGGGGTTCGCAGATCGCTCGCTCCAGTAAAATGACATTTGGTCGCCAAATCCGCGCTAGCAATGATGCTTGCTCTAAGTCATCGGCTTCGAGAACGCGACAGTGATTTAGAGATGATTCTAAATGGTTGACATCGCCTCTGGCTAAAAGTTCGGTGTTGGGAGTCACTAATCGTAGAATCGTCAGCTGTTTGTACTTTTGAACGCGCTGCGATAATTCGACCTGAGAGTAGGTCACTGGCGCGCCGCACAAACGAGTCATCACCTGCTGCAAGACTTGCTGCTGTACGGGTAAGCTGATAAATTCGTCCGCCCGGTGGGAAAGAGCTTGATTTTTCTCGGCTCTTGTGGTGTTGACGACGATTGGAATTTGACTCGTAGCTGGATCGGATTTGAGCAAAGTCAGTACATCCCAGCCAGAGAGTAAAGGTAGTAAGGGATTGATAAATATAATTCCTGGCTGCAAACGACGGGCTTTTTCTAACGCCTCAGTTCCAGAACGAGCGATCGCCACCCAATATCCCAAACTCGTCAGTTGTTCTGCCAAGTCTTCAATAAATCGGGGTGCAGCCTCCACAACCAGCACCAAATGGCGATCGGGGGGTGGAGAACCCAAAGATCCCAGAGAAAAGTTACTTTCTCCACGTCCAGAAGTCCGGCTCTGAACTCCTAGTGCGTTGCTGCCAGTGGAATTATTGGCGGGAGATTGCCGTTGTATGTTTGCGGACATTCTTCCTACTTGCTCTCCAACTTCCTCCCCTACTTCCCCCGTTCCCCCTGCTCTCTTCTTGGGCGGCGTAGGTGCTAGCAATAGGGTAAATTGGCTGCCTTTACCTTCTTGAGACAAAAAACTGACATCACCACCATGCAGCCGAGCTAAGGCTCTGGTTAAAACCAAACCCAGACCCGTACCTTCAAATTGTCGCGTCAACGGCGTTTCCAGCTGTTGAAATTTCTGAAAAATTAAGTGTTGTTGGTGTTCGGGAATGCCAATTCCTGTATCCCAAACTGTAAAGGCAATCCACCCTGCCCAATAGCTGACTCGCAAACCGATCTCCCCGCCGGATGCCGTAAATTTGAAGGCATTTGCCAATAAGTGAACTAGCATCTGGCGCAGGCGCAATTCGTCTGCCACAATGATATCTAACTCGGGTTCGATCGCTAAGGTAAAGCGGTGTTCGAGATGGCTGTCTGTCCCTGCCTCCACCACAGCAGTTTTGTTGTTTTTCGGGCTAAAGGCAAGCCGAGCTTGCTCGACCGCGCGTTCGCATACTTTACGAATGTGGACTGGTTCGAGGGTTAATTCTAACTGTCCTGTCTCCATGCGGGTCAAATCTAAAATGTCATTGACCACGCTCATTAAATGTCGTCCATTTTCGTGAATTAGCCGCGCGTAGCGTGCTTGACGCTCGTTGAGCTGTCCTAGTGCCTGATCTTTTAGTAAGGTAGATAACCCCAGCATTGCTGTTAGGGGTGTCCGCAACTCGTGACTGATACAAGCAAGAAATTCATCTTTCAAGCGATTGAGTTGAATCAAATCGGCATTTTTGGCGGCTAGTTCCGATGCCATCTGTCGCTGTTCTGTCACATCTGTAGCCATCAACAACCAAATTCGCTCGGATTGCTGTTGGCGGCTGACGACTGACATTTGTAAAGGAATTTTGAGAAATTGCCACACTCGGTCTTGTCCCTGTTGTCCGGGACAAATACAGATACACGTCCCTTCTTGCTCTCCCTGCTGGCAGTAGCGTATAATGTTAGGTTCTGCCGCATCGGGTGTGGATAGTAAAGATACTTGCTCCTGTAGTGCAGTGAGACTGAAGTGATGAGTTGTTGCCTGCCAATCGCTTAACTTGGCGCGATCGACTTCTCGACTAGCCTCAGTAGCTTCTGCTGTTGTCGATTCCAAGTCAATTACCGATTGCTGAGTTCCCGCCACATTCAAAATTGCTTCGACTTCTTGCCGAATTGCTTCGGGATTGCCCATGTTACCAAATTGCCGATTCCAGGCAGGATTCTGGGCGATCGCTTCGCCCAGGCTTGTTTGTAACATCAATGGTAAGGGTAATCTTTCTAGCAGTTGGACGATCGGATCGAGTTGCTCTGGCTCGATGCCGCGCTCGATGGTTGCTTTGAGTAAAGTGGTTTTTGCTAAACGATCGCGCTTTTTGGTTCTCGCGGCTGCGGCTAAAACTTTCCAGAGCTTTGTTTGCTCCAATAGCCCTAAAAACTTTCCCTCAGCATCGACGATCGCAAAAGTCTGCTTGATGTCGCTGGGTTCGAGACGGGAATCTATATACGATTGGAATTGTTCTAGGCTAAACTCATTTGGTAGCTTTTCTATAGGTTCTAGTATGCGAGCGGTTGCTTTGGATAAGGATTGCTTGGCATTCTTGCTATTGCTTGTTGCTGCCAACCAGTGGGGGAAAAATTGCCGCAGATGCAGCACTCCCAGGGGAGATCGTTGCCGATCCAACACAATCAGGCGATCGCTTTGCTCCTGGCTGAAGATTTCCCATGCCATAGCCAAAGTAGCTGTCTGTAAACAGCTAGGGACAGTCTCGATAAAGTCACCTAAGTTGTACTTGGACTTTGACATGAGCTAACAGAGTAGTGAGTGGGGAGAAAGCAAAAATGCGGTACTCGATCCACGAATTGAACGCTTGGCGCTGCCATCTTTGGCTCTAGTGTTTTGCTGGATAGATAATTGAATCTAAAACTGCCAAGCAATAGAGACTTTCGATTACAGTTATAGCTCCTTTAGCAATAGAGCTACGCATATACCAGTTATAGTCTCTCAAACTGAAGTTGTGGAAGGAAAGGCGCACGAGAAAACGCTATAATGTTTTAATTTAGTTTAATTAACTTCATAAAAGTAATGGAACTGACACCTTTCTTGAACTCTGGAGATATGAATGCTGACTTAGTAGCGAGCAATCGAAATATATCCACTGGATCGATCTAGAATCTTTTTTACTCTATTCTGTCTGCTGTCGCCCATAAACAAACAAATAATTTTATTTTTTGTCGTCTCGATTGTTTGATGAACTCATTATGACTAGTAATGCACTGACCGAGCGCGCGGCTTCAACCTCAATTTCTTTTTGATGGCGATCGCTCGATCCCCTCCTAGATCGCAAAGCAGTTAAATTGAACTACCTGCTTTTTTTTAGTCGAATTGCAAATCTAAAAATAGTATTAAACAACCATATAATGCTATGTAACATGACTGCCCTGATATTAGCTATTTCCCTCAGAGTAATTGCTAGTTAACTGCATGGATGAACATCACATCGGAAAACGCCAAAGCTTATCACAGCAGATGACACTGAATCGAGATCGGGAGTTTATACAGCAACTAAAAGCTGATTATTGTCAAATCTTATTGCGTTATTTTAATAACGATAATACAGTAAAACAACAGATCGAGCGATTTATTAATGTAGCTTTTGATGCTAAAGTTCCCGTGCCTCAGATTATTGAAATTCATATGGAATTAATTGACGAATTTTCCAAGCAGTTGAAGCTAGAAGGGCGAAATGACGAAGTGTTGTTAGACTATCGCTTGACTCTCATTGATATTTTGGCTCACCTGTGCGAAATTTATCGCACCTCCATATCCTGAGCAAGCGATGTATCAATTAAACTTTGATAGCATAATAAGTGGTCAGATTTCATTCCAAACAACCTCTGCGTCTTTATCTATGAACGCGCCTAAAAAAACTTATGTTCTAAAGCTGTATGTAGCTGGGAATACTCCTAACTCCATTCGGGCATTAAGAACGCTCAGAAACATCCTAGAACAAGAATTTAAAGGAGTCTATGCCCTGAAAGTAATTGATGTGCTGAAAAGCCCTCAACTTGCAGAGGAAGATAAAATTTTAGCTACGCCAACGCTCTCGAAAATCTTGCCGCCGCCTGTACGGAAAATTATCGGAGATCTTTCCGACCGAGAAAAAGTTTTAATTGGCTTGGATTTACTCTATGAAGAACTCGTTGAGGCAGAGGCACTTGAGGAGTGATTTTATAACTTCAATATGGGATAATCTTTCAGTAAAATTGGATTGTTATAAAAAATAAACTAATTTTAATTTGGTTTTAATTTGGTTTAATAACCCTTTGATTCTAAAGCGATGAGCGAAATCACTTCCAGCGGTAAGCAAAATAAGAATAGCCCAAATGGGACAGGCGTGCAAAAGATTCGCACCATGATTGAGGGGTTTGACGATATCAGTCATGGCGGTTTGCCACTAGGGAGAACCACTCTGTTTAGCGGGACTTCGGGAACTGGGAAAACTTTATTTTCCGTGCAATTTTTGTACAATGGGATACTTTTTTTTGACGAGCCAGGTGTATTCGTCACTTTTGAAGAATCTCCCAGCGATATTATTAAAAACGCCTACAGTTTTGGCTGGAACTTACCAAAACTCATCGAGGAAGGCAAGCTGTTTATTTTAGACGCTTCGCCCGATCCGGAAGGACAAGAGGTGATTGGAAACTTCGACTTATCGGCGTTGATCGAGCGGTTGCAATACGCTATCCATAAATATAAGGCAAGAAGGGTAGCGATCGACTCGATCACGGCTGTCTTTCAACAGTATGAAGCGGCTTCCGTCGTCCGGCGAGAAATTTTTCGCTTGGTTGCCAGACTCAAGCAGATTGGCGTAACCACGATAATTACAACCGAACGCACCGAGGAGTATGGCGCGATCGCCTCTTTTGGTGTAGAAGAGTTTGTCGCTGACAACGTGGCGATCGTGCGTAACGTTCTAGAAGGGGAACGCCGTCGTCGCACGATGGAGATTTTAAAGCTGCGTGGCACGACGC
This window of the Chroococcidiopsis thermalis PCC 7203 genome carries:
- a CDS encoding ATP-binding response regulator, producing the protein MSKSKYNLGDFIETVPSCLQTATLAMAWEIFSQEQSDRLIVLDRQRSPLGVLHLRQFFPHWLAATSNSKNAKQSLSKATARILEPIEKLPNEFSLEQFQSYIDSRLEPSDIKQTFAIVDAEGKFLGLLEQTKLWKVLAAAARTKKRDRLAKTTLLKATIERGIEPEQLDPIVQLLERLPLPLMLQTSLGEAIAQNPAWNRQFGNMGNPEAIRQEVEAILNVAGTQQSVIDLESTTAEATEASREVDRAKLSDWQATTHHFSLTALQEQVSLLSTPDAAEPNIIRYCQQGEQEGTCICICPGQQGQDRVWQFLKIPLQMSVVSRQQQSERIWLLMATDVTEQRQMASELAAKNADLIQLNRLKDEFLACISHELRTPLTAMLGLSTLLKDQALGQLNERQARYARLIHENGRHLMSVVNDILDLTRMETGQLELTLEPVHIRKVCERAVEQARLAFSPKNNKTAVVEAGTDSHLEHRFTLAIEPELDIIVADELRLRQMLVHLLANAFKFTASGGEIGLRVSYWAGWIAFTVWDTGIGIPEHQQHLIFQKFQQLETPLTRQFEGTGLGLVLTRALARLHGGDVSFLSQEGKGSQFTLLLAPTPPKKRAGGTGEVGEEVGEQVGRMSANIQRQSPANNSTGSNALGVQSRTSGRGESNFSLGSLGSPPPDRHLVLVVEAAPRFIEDLAEQLTSLGYWVAIARSGTEALEKARRLQPGIIFINPLLPLLSGWDVLTLLKSDPATSQIPIVVNTTRAEKNQALSHRADEFISLPVQQQVLQQVMTRLCGAPVTYSQVELSQRVQKYKQLTILRLVTPNTELLARGDVNHLESSLNHCRVLEADDLEQASLLARIWRPNVILLERAICEPLDFLQQLTEYPSLANLPIVTLDAAIAQVASQIEQLNIFPCLTNPPEPSAEVLLSVLHVAAGVSWEYSVLVLDIANLDDLSDEHSHNTQASAGSLRAEWLQALIQYLQTAGFRVVMPHTWEEVQQQIQQQNVDLMLVCLGERQQVEKACTAIATLEQQKLPPIIAMERLFTQNEVREQFPAYLESEGRSLPSEQLHNLGNANAASDLESIEHALGAIATKVLPSSISMEELLNNIHQTLLAHPVEKD
- a CDS encoding circadian clock protein KaiA, with the translated sequence MDEHHIGKRQSLSQQMTLNRDREFIQQLKADYCQILLRYFNNDNTVKQQIERFINVAFDAKVPVPQIIEIHMELIDEFSKQLKLEGRNDEVLLDYRLTLIDILAHLCEIYRTSIS
- the kaiB gene encoding circadian clock protein KaiB, which produces MNAPKKTYVLKLYVAGNTPNSIRALRTLRNILEQEFKGVYALKVIDVLKSPQLAEEDKILATPTLSKILPPPVRKIIGDLSDREKVLIGLDLLYEELVEAEALEE